The Coffea arabica cultivar ET-39 chromosome 3c, Coffea Arabica ET-39 HiFi, whole genome shotgun sequence genome contains a region encoding:
- the LOC113735580 gene encoding late blight resistance protein R1-A-like has protein sequence MEKDVNYIVNRAADFVQEWMIDNSIVSEMRYLIETLVHKCTEKSPDRKINLEAAIKSSFDGERGIHHYFLHISGEIRSIRRKIRRIRGINGTTLSLKTLQLESNLPLKGHSLADSNLRNIVVGFDADLMKIMDRLARPSLGREVLAIVGMGGIGKTTLARQMFDHPDTAFQFHCRAWITVSQVGSTWLLWMMYGVMRPGIVSKCVFQTTKMSKAGNRWKNLFLDLKVGPLELVDLGKQIARKCHGLPLAIVVIAGTLSRTVMTSDCWKDFAASVNSVVLTNPEQCSDILALSYNYLPLCLKICFLYMGAFPEDYEIEVQKLIRLWIAEGFLKASSSNNPEDVAEDYLEDLTDRSLVLVGKRNVVGKIKTCRLHDLLRELCLREAQKRTSCFVPDIFFSYLKFHYLRVLDMFFLQFDSFPAQIIKLQKLRYLALNVTYKLPTELDRLRHLQTLVINGPWPLREDGGIPTLTVRYWNMPKLRHLRITMVAFLSYLTDAASNTYRQPLSSGYLKTLSTVRFLSCRRDAFAMMPNLTELGMCETEEDYYRDRSCECLKNLAYLHQLETLTVPFTEKSEKQGL, from the exons ATGGAGAAAGATGTCAATTATATTGTCAATAGAGCAGCAGATTTTGTACAAGAATGGATGATAGACAATTCTATTGTGTCAGAAATGAGGTATTTAATAGAAACATTAGTTCACAAGTGCACTGAAAAATCTCCGGATAGGAAAATTAATCTTGAAGCAGCAATCAAAAGCAGTTTTGATGGCGAGAGAGGCATTCACCACTACTTTTTACACATATCTGGAGAGATTCGATCCATTAGGAGAAAGATCAGACGGATTAGAGGGATTAATGGTACTACACTCAGTTTAAAAACCTTGCAGCTGGAGAGTAACCTTCCCCTCAAGGGACATTCATTAGCTGATTCAAATCTGAGGAATATTGTCGTTGGTTTTGATGCTGATTTGATGAAAATTATGGATAGACTAGCAAGACCCTCGCTGGGACGAGAAGTTCTAGCAATTGTGGGGATGGGTGGCATTGGTAAAACTACTCTAGCTAGACAAATGTTTGATCACCCTGATActgcttttcaatttcattGTCGGGCATGGATTACAGTATCTCAA GTAGGAAGTACCTGGTTGTTATGGATGATGTATGGAGTAATGAGGCCTGGGATTGTATCCAAATGTGTCTTCCAGACGACAAAAATG AGCAAAGCTGGGAACCGTtggaaaaacttgtttttggacTTGAAAGTTGGCCCTCTTGAATTGGTGGACTTGGGAAAGCAAATAGCAAGAAAATGCCATGGATTACCCCTCGCAATTGTTGTTATAGCTGGCACTCTGTCTAGAACTGTGATGACATCTGACTGCTGGAAGGATTTTGCAGCTAGCGTAAATTCAGTTGTACTCACTAATCCAGAACAATGTTCAGATATACTTGCTCTAAGTTATAACTACTTGCCCCTATGCCTTAAAATTTGCTTTCTATACATGGGGGCCTTTCCTGAAGATTATGAGATTGAAGTTCAGAAGTTAATTCGTTTATGGATTGCTGAGGGCTTCTTGAAAGCAAGTTCTTCAAATAATCCTGAAGATGTAGCGGAGGACTACTTGGAAGATCTTACTGATAGGagtttagttttggttgggAAAAGGAATGTAGTTGGCAAAATCAAAACTTGTCGACTACACGACCTCTTGCGGGAATTATGTTTGAGGGAAGCTCAAAAGAGAACATCAT GTTTTGTTCCAGAcatctttttctcttatttgaAATTCCATTACCTCAGAGTATTGGACATGTTCTTCCTGCAGTTTGATTCTTTCCCTGCTCAAATAATAAAGTTACAAAAGTTGAGGTACCTTGCACTGAATGTTACTTATAAGCTGCCCACAGAACTAGACAGACTCAGGCATCTCCAAACCTTAGTCATCAATGGTCCATGGCCATTAAGGGAAGATGGGGGTATCCCCACCCTGACAGTGAGATATTGGAATATGCCAAAATTGAGGCATCTCCGTATAACTATGGTTGCTTTTCTAAGCTATCTCACTGATGCTGCAAGCAATACTTACCGCCAGCCATTGTCTTCGGGATACCTAAAAACATTATCCACAGTACGGTTCCTCAGTTGCAGGAGGGATGCGTTTGCTATGATGCCCAACCTCACAGAACTAGGAATGTGTGAAACCGAAGAAGACTACTACAGGGATAGATCATGCGAGTGTCTGAAGAATCTGGCTTATTTGCATCAGCTTGAAACACTAACTGTTCCTTTTACAGAGAAATCAGAGAAGCAAGGACTATAA